The sequence below is a genomic window from Desulfobulbus oligotrophicus.
GCAGGGGAGCCAGATGACTGTTCGGATCAAGTGCACAGGCGGTTGAACCTGGAACTTCAAACTGGATCCGGAGATTTTCCTGGAAAAAATCAAGGACGGATGCGGTGAGTGCTTCAATGATTTTGGGTTGTTTTAAGAGGGTGCAGTCGATGCTGTCGGTAAAGTGAATGGTGAGAACTTCGCCCTGCTGATCGACTGCATCCGCCACCTGCAAGGCTGCTGCTATCCATGGCTGCCGGCTGTGTACATATTTGACAAAAGCACCCCAATGTTGGCGAATCCGTTTCCTTTCTGCTGAAGGAGTTGGCGGGTTTGTTGCCTCTGTAGCAGGTGTTGCAGGGAGTGACTGTGTGGAGATGTCTGTATCTGCTGGAGCCTCATCTGTGTGAAACGTGGAAGTTAGAGGCAGGGAAGCTTGCCGGTCGACAGGTGGTGCCTGTGTCTCTTCTGTTGAACCTGCATCCTGTACGGTGTGATCAATTGCAGCAGAAGAGGCCGGAGCAACGATTTTGCGGGTTTCTATATTTTCGGGCACCTTTGGTGAAACTGAAGCATCCTCGGCAACCGGTACCTGTTGCGCTGTACCGGTTGCGGGTGTTGTTTTATGCACCTGTGGATCGGCAGAGAGAAGGGGAGCCGGTTGACCTGGTAACATGTCAGCTGCTATCCGGTCAAACTGAGCCATGAGTTCACTGACCGGTACAACATCGTGAAACTGTACCGCACGAATAAAAGCCAGCTCCAGTGCCAGTCGAGGTTGTTGGGACCGGGTGATGTTTTCGAGATTTTCCAGGAGCAGGTCGAACAGGGCGGTGAGTGTCGGTAAAGAGTAACTGTCTGCTGTTTTCGTGAGTTCGATCAGCTCGTTATCCGTTGCCTCAAGGAGTTGGCCAGGGTTTGGGCTGACTTTGCACACAATTACAGAGCGGAGCCAGGTGAGCAGATCGTTGACAAATCGCCGCAGGTCGGATCCATGCTGATAGAGTGTGTCAAGTTGTCTGTACACAGCGGCCAGATCACCCTGGAGCAGGGCAGTACCAAGCTTTGAGACGAGTTGGTGGCTGACCAGCCCCAGCATTTCAACGACATCCTGTGCCTGTATCTGTCGTCCACTGTAGGAGAAGATCTGATCCAGCAGGCTGAGGCCGTCCCGAACACTGCCGCCGGACTCCCGGACGATCATATCAACAGCTTCAGGCTCTATTTCAAAACCCTCTGATGCTGCTAACCGGCTGAAATGAGTGGTCAGTTCGTGGTGGTCGAGTCGTTTGAGTTCGTACCGCTGGCAGCGGGAAAGAATAGTTACCGGAACCTTGTGCAACTCAGTGGTGGCAAACATGAAGTACACATGGTTCGGAGGCTCTTCCAGGGTTTTGAGCAGAGCGTTGAAGGCTTCAGCTGTCAGCATGTGCACTTCATCGATCAGGATAATTTTAAAGCGTGAGTGTGTCGGCAGGAAGCGTATTTTTTCCTTCAATTCGCGTATTTCTTGAATACCACGATTGGAGGCGCCATCTACTTCCTGAAGATCGATGCTGGCTCCGCCGGTGATTTCACGACAGGATCTGCAGGTGTTACAGGGTTCAGTTGCCGGTCCCTGCTCACAGTTGAGGGCCTTTGCCATTATCCTGGCAAGTGTGGTCTTGCCGGTACCCCGAATGCCGCTGAAAATCAGGGCATGAGGGACCCGGTTTTGCGAGAGAGCGTTCTGTAGGGTACGGACAATAGGTTTTTGGCCAACAATTTCGGCAAAAGTCTGTGGACGGGATTTTCTGGCAAGGACGAGATAAGACACAGCTGTTCCTGCGGACAATATGCAGCTCGAACGACAAGACAGATCCGGGATACAATGGGGAAGAGCTGTCTCGAAAAAGGATAGCCAGGCACCCCTGCACACATAAGAAGTGTCACTACCGCTGCTTCCTTCCGGACCTGACGGGGTTTGTGATTTCTTATTGCACAGGACCCGGCTATCACACTAATGATCAATCGGTTGCGCTCAATGATGAGTGTTGCAGACAGGTTCAGATCTGTGAGTTGCTCGATGGCAAAGAGAAGTGGAGATCCCTGTATCAACAACTTGGCTTGTATACTCTTCGGTGAAGAGAGCGTCAAGTAAATTCATCATACGACAACTCTGCCCATGGGAGATTATCTCTTTTTACCATAGGCGGTTCTTGTTAAATATGTATGTATCGGGTGGCCGGAGTTGTTTTAGTTGTACCCCAGCCGACAAGGTTACAAGAGAAGATCCTTGCCCAATATGGCCACCAGATCATCAGCAGCTCGGGTCGGAGCCATACTGCCTTCTTCAACGCGGCGTTTGATGTCAGGTAACAGTTTCTGAATTTCAGAATGCTGGTAAAACCAGAGTTCCAGGCCCTCATTAACAAGAAACCACATCCATGACATGGCCTGCTCCTGTCTTTTTTTATCCAGTTCACCGGAGGCGGTCATGATTTTTTTATGGCTGATGATGGTATTCCAGACTTCTGTGAGCCCGGTTTCCTCAAGAGCACTGCATGTCATAACTGGTGGAGACCAGTTCGGTGATGATGGCTTAACAAGGTGTAACGCAGTTTCATATTGCCGTTTGGCCAGCTTAGCGCGCATGATATTGTCGCCGTCAGCCTTATTGACCACAATGGCATCTGCCACTTCCAGAACGCCTTTTTTTATTCCCTGCAACTCATCACCGGCTCCGGCGATTTGTAAAACAAGAAAAAAATCGACCATTGAGGCAACCGTGGTTTCAGATTGGCCAACGCCAACGGTTTCGACGATTATGACGTCAAAACCCGCAGCCTCGCAGATGAGCATGGACTCTCTGGTTTTCCTGGCAACACCGCCGAGGCTGCCTCCGGAAGGAGACGGACGAATAAACGCCATGTCATTGACTGCAAGTTTTTCCATTCGCGTCTTGTCACCGAGAATGGAACCACCGCTACGCGTGCTGCTTGGATCAATGGCCAGAACCGCAACTCGGTGTCCCAGAGTGGTCAACAGGGTGCCAAAACTTTCAATAAAAGTACTTTTACCAGCCCCGGGGACACCGGTGATGCCAAGACGAACTGCTTTGCCTGTATAGGGCAGCAGTTCATTGATGACATTTTTGGCAATGTCCTGATGCAGGGGCAAAATACTTTCAATGAGGGTAATGGTTCGAGCCAGCATGAGGCGGTTGTTGTCGAGGACACCTTGGATGTAGTAACTGGGATCTTTATGCATATCTAACCATTGGTAGAGGTTTTTTGGGGGAACATACAAACGGACGGATTTTCGCCCGTCCGTTTGCAGTTGTACCAATATGCGGAGCTGTTACTACTTACAGTATTTTTCCTCAAGCATATCCATGACTTTACCAGCGGATTCGGTAATTGGAGTGCCTGGGCCGTAGATGCCCTTGCAGCCGGCATCATAGAGGAACTGGTAATCGCTTGGCGGGATGACACCACCGGCAACCACCATGATCTCTTCAGCGCCATTCTTTTTAAGCTCTCCAATGAGTTCAGGAACCAAAGTCTTGTGACCGGCGGCCAGTGAAGAGGCTCCGACAATATGGACATCGTTTTCAATGGCCATTTTAGCAGCCTCTTCCGGAGTCTGGAACATCGGGCTGATATCAACGTCAAAACCGAGATCAGCGTACGACGAAGCAACAACTTTGATACCGCGGTCATGTCCGTCCTGTCCCATTTTAGTAACGAGAATACGTGGGCGGCGACCGGTTTTTGCCATGAAATCGTCAGTGCGCTTGCGCATTGTATCGATTACTTGGGCAGAATCACTGCCGGCCTCGCTATACTCAGAAGAGTAAGCGCCGGATACACACTGAGTTGTGGCGACGAAACGACCGAATACTTTTTCCATAGCGTCAGAAATTTCTCCAACAGTTGCTCTGGCTTTAGCAGCAGCGATGGCTGCTTCGAGAAGGTTGTCTTTACCGGCGGCAGCTTTGGTGACAGCTTCAAGACAGGCTTGTGTCTTGGCATTGTCACGGGTCTTTTTGATATGATTGATGCGATCGATCTGCTCAAGTCGAACAGAATCCGGTACCTCGAGAATTTCGAAATCGAGCTTCTCATCTTTGAGGCGATACTTGTTGACACCAACGATTACGTCTTTACCCTGGTCGATACGAGCCTGGCGCCGGGCAGCGGATTCCTCAATGCGCATTTTCGGCATTCCGGTGGCAATAGCCTTTGCCATACCGCCCATCTCTTCGATCTCGTTGATGATTTTTTCAGCGCCTTCAACGATCTGGTTGGTCAGCCATTCAACATAGTAGGAACCGCCCAGCGGATCGGCTACACGGCAGATCTGTGACTCTTCCTGGATAATGATCTGCGTGTTACGGGCAATACGCGCCGAAAATTCGGTGGGCAGACAAACAGCTTCATCAAAGGAGTTGGTGTGCAGGGATTGAGTGCCGCCAAGGGCAGCAGACATGGCCTCGATGGTGGTGCGAATGATGTTGTTGTACGGATCCTGCTCGGTAAGAGACCAGCCGGAGGTCTGTACGTGAGTCCGCAGCATGGAGGATTGTGGTTTTTTCGGGTTGAACTGCTGCATCAGCTTGTACCAGAGGAATCGGGCTGCACGCAGCATGGCAATTTCCATGAAGAAGTTCATGCCAACGCCGAAGAAGAAGGACAGGCGCGGGGCAAAGGTATCGACATCCATGCCGGACGCCAAGGCGGCACGTACATACTCAACACCGTCGGCTAAAGTAAAGGCGCACTGCAGAACAGAGTCTGCACCGGCTTCCATTATGTGATAACCACTGATGGAAATGGTGTTGTATCTCGGCATATTCTTGGAACTGTATGCCATGATGTCGGAAACGATCCGCATGGAGGGCTCCGGCGGATAGATGTAGGTGTTCCGGGTGAGATACTCTTTGAGGATGTCGTTTTGAATGGTACCGTTGAGCTCTTCCTGTTTCACGCCCTGTTCTTCTGCCGCCCCAATCCACATGGCCAGAATCGGAATAACAGCACCGTTCATGGTCATGGAAACGGACATCTGATCCAGCGGGATTCCATCAAAAAGGATCTTCATATCCTCAATGGAATCGATGGCAACACCTGCTTTACCGATGTCACCGGAAACACGGGGGTTGTCGGAGTCATAACCGCGATGGGTGGAGAGGCTGAAGGCAACGGAGAGGCCTTTTTGTCCGGCAGCCAGGTTTTTACGGTAGAATTCATTTGAAGCTTTGGCTGTGGAAAAACCTGCATACTGACGAATGGTCCATGGACGACCGGCATACATGGTGGCCATCGGTCCCCGGGTATAAGGAGCCATGCCCGGGAACATGCTGAAGGATTCAAGATCCTTTGTGTCCTCTGCATGGTACATGGGCTTGATAGTGATTCCTTCCGGGGATTTCCAGTTCAAGGATTCCGGGCCTTTGCCCTTCATCTGCTTGGTGGCCAGTTCAATCCATTGATCATATGATGTTGCCATGTTGTCTACTCCTTGTTGTAAAATTTAGGGACATCCCAAGTTGATAAAAAAATAAACCGCACCGCCTACAGACACTTGCACGTATCAAATGTTGTGTAAGCGATTAAAGAGTACAGCGTCATTCAGACTTCCGTTGCCGCGAAAATCCGAGTGACGCTCAAACGGTTACATGCGCTGTGACAGTTCTACAAGGACCCCACCGGTCGCCTTGGGGTGGATAAAGGCGATTTTACAGTTGCCTGCACCAATACGCGGGGTCTCGTCAATGAGGGCAACGCCTTTTTCTTTTAATTCAGCAAGAGCTTCTTCGATATTCTCCACTTGAAAAGCAACATGCTGAAATCCGCCCCTGCCTCCGTTTTTCTCAATGAATTTAGCGACAGGACCATCGGGGGAGGTGGAAACCAGCAGCTCCACCTCACTCTCACCAACAGGGAAAAAGGCAGTGGTCACTTTTTGCTCCTCAACGGTTTCCGTCCCATGCAGTTTCAAGCCAAGAACGTCAGACCAGAATTTACTGCCTTCTTCCAAACTTTTGACTGCGATGCCGAGATGGTCAATTTTTAGAATCTTCATACTGTCAACTCCTTGTGTTTAATGTTTGAACAGATGGTTGATAAAGATCAGCACCACGATTGAACGTATAGTTTTGTTTCAATCCTTGTCATTATAACATGCTCCGGACAAGTACTCTTTGAATGATCAGTCTGCTGCAGTGTTTAGGATCTGTTTGGTAAAAAAAATCATAAAAAAAGACCGGAAAAAACAGAGTGGATATCCGTTTTTTTACCGGCCGATTTTTGTCTTGGTGGCGACAAATTTTTGATCGTTGTTTGAATCGAAGTTCTTGTCATGGGTGAAACCGATATCCTTAGGAGATTTTCCCGCAAGATTGTCGGGAAATTCAGTTTGTATCGCCGTAAAACAACACTTCTCTCTGTTGCCTGTCCAGGGAACCCTCTATCTTTTATGCGACCTCGTTCTTTTGCTGTCCAGTGTACCGATGTTTCGAGTTAAGTTATGCGGCTGGGCAGTTTGTCAGTAAGGAGACTTTTGTGAAGGTATGACAAACTTAACCCAACAGATACAAATAGACTTTTACTATTTAAGTATCATACTTTTGTCAATAGTAAAAGTATGTTGTGAACACATGCAGACAGGATGTTTCCTGGAAAAAGTACGACAGGTAAAGAATATGCAACAAATTGACAGGCAGCAGCGATCATTTATTTTGTTTGACCGGATTTGAGTGTTATTTTTCAAAAACGTAACTTTTTTGTTTGTGATTTCCCGGAGGTACTACCAGGAGGTGTCCATCATTATCTTGTGGATTTACAGTTTTTTGTGTACAACACAAAGCCGGATTTGAACAGGGATTTATGCAAAAAGCGCATTCATCGTGGAGTCGTTCCATGGTG
It includes:
- the dnaX gene encoding DNA polymerase III subunit gamma/tau gives rise to the protein MSYLVLARKSRPQTFAEIVGQKPIVRTLQNALSQNRVPHALIFSGIRGTGKTTLARIMAKALNCEQGPATEPCNTCRSCREITGGASIDLQEVDGASNRGIQEIRELKEKIRFLPTHSRFKIILIDEVHMLTAEAFNALLKTLEEPPNHVYFMFATTELHKVPVTILSRCQRYELKRLDHHELTTHFSRLAASEGFEIEPEAVDMIVRESGGSVRDGLSLLDQIFSYSGRQIQAQDVVEMLGLVSHQLVSKLGTALLQGDLAAVYRQLDTLYQHGSDLRRFVNDLLTWLRSVIVCKVSPNPGQLLEATDNELIELTKTADSYSLPTLTALFDLLLENLENITRSQQPRLALELAFIRAVQFHDVVPVSELMAQFDRIAADMLPGQPAPLLSADPQVHKTTPATGTAQQVPVAEDASVSPKVPENIETRKIVAPASSAAIDHTVQDAGSTEETQAPPVDRQASLPLTSTFHTDEAPADTDISTQSLPATPATEATNPPTPSAERKRIRQHWGAFVKYVHSRQPWIAAALQVADAVDQQGEVLTIHFTDSIDCTLLKQPKIIEALTASVLDFFQENLRIQFEVPGSTACALDPNSHLAPLQERRALANDPLVLTALDVFTGQVEEIRVGKRYLKTTTPVDQTDTEHEPDNDD
- the meaB gene encoding methylmalonyl Co-A mutase-associated GTPase MeaB, yielding MHKDPSYYIQGVLDNNRLMLARTITLIESILPLHQDIAKNVINELLPYTGKAVRLGITGVPGAGKSTFIESFGTLLTTLGHRVAVLAIDPSSTRSGGSILGDKTRMEKLAVNDMAFIRPSPSGGSLGGVARKTRESMLICEAAGFDVIIVETVGVGQSETTVASMVDFFLVLQIAGAGDELQGIKKGVLEVADAIVVNKADGDNIMRAKLAKRQYETALHLVKPSSPNWSPPVMTCSALEETGLTEVWNTIISHKKIMTASGELDKKRQEQAMSWMWFLVNEGLELWFYQHSEIQKLLPDIKRRVEEGSMAPTRAADDLVAILGKDLLL
- the scpA gene encoding methylmalonyl-CoA mutase, which produces MATSYDQWIELATKQMKGKGPESLNWKSPEGITIKPMYHAEDTKDLESFSMFPGMAPYTRGPMATMYAGRPWTIRQYAGFSTAKASNEFYRKNLAAGQKGLSVAFSLSTHRGYDSDNPRVSGDIGKAGVAIDSIEDMKILFDGIPLDQMSVSMTMNGAVIPILAMWIGAAEEQGVKQEELNGTIQNDILKEYLTRNTYIYPPEPSMRIVSDIMAYSSKNMPRYNTISISGYHIMEAGADSVLQCAFTLADGVEYVRAALASGMDVDTFAPRLSFFFGVGMNFFMEIAMLRAARFLWYKLMQQFNPKKPQSSMLRTHVQTSGWSLTEQDPYNNIIRTTIEAMSAALGGTQSLHTNSFDEAVCLPTEFSARIARNTQIIIQEESQICRVADPLGGSYYVEWLTNQIVEGAEKIINEIEEMGGMAKAIATGMPKMRIEESAARRQARIDQGKDVIVGVNKYRLKDEKLDFEILEVPDSVRLEQIDRINHIKKTRDNAKTQACLEAVTKAAAGKDNLLEAAIAAAKARATVGEISDAMEKVFGRFVATTQCVSGAYSSEYSEAGSDSAQVIDTMRKRTDDFMAKTGRRPRILVTKMGQDGHDRGIKVVASSYADLGFDVDISPMFQTPEEAAKMAIENDVHIVGASSLAAGHKTLVPELIGELKKNGAEEIMVVAGGVIPPSDYQFLYDAGCKGIYGPGTPITESAGKVMDMLEEKYCK
- the mce gene encoding methylmalonyl-CoA epimerase, with amino-acid sequence MKILKIDHLGIAVKSLEEGSKFWSDVLGLKLHGTETVEEQKVTTAFFPVGESEVELLVSTSPDGPVAKFIEKNGGRGGFQHVAFQVENIEEALAELKEKGVALIDETPRIGAGNCKIAFIHPKATGGVLVELSQRM